GATTTATTTGAAAATCTCCTGAGTTTTAAATCTTGGTGATTGAGCAAATAAAATGCCCCCTATTCTGGCCCGCAGGCTGCCGGTTTGCGACCCCAGTGGTAAAGCTTTGGGAATGAGGCGGAATGGACCCCAAGGCCTAGAGTAGGGGAGGGGGCTTCGGGCTGGGGGCCCCCACGGGCCGGCGAGGTAGGGGGGGCCGGCCGGGATGGAGGGCCCACGGGCAGCTCTGGCCCTCCCAGGTGGTAGGGAACTGCCGGAAGCTGGGCGCCCCCAAGATCTTCTATATCGCTGCGGACATGGCCTCCCCTGAGGTGCCCGAGCGCGTGGTGCAGTTTGCGCTGGACAAGCTGGGTGAGGGGCGGGCCCTGGAATCCGGGACCTTGGCCGAGGCCTTGGGGGCAGGACCCGaattggggtgggggtgtggtCGTAACAGATGTCTGAGGGCGGAGATTTATGGGGCCCAGGGGCGTGGCTAGGGGTGGAGCCTCATTGCATCCCGGGGTCGGAACCCTGGACCAGGCCTCATGGGATCAGGGACCAAGCCTGGCAGGATCCAGGAGTAGGGCGGGGTCTCTTTGATCTTAGGCGCAGCTCCCTGGGTTAATACTCTAGCCAGAGCTTTGCTAGTTCAAGGGGGCGGGGCTACGGGCGGAGTCTCAGCCGTCCCAGGGGCGGAGCCTCAAGGACTACCTTGGGGCTGACGGACCTCTCCCGGCCAGGCGGGCTGGACTACCTCGTGCTGAACCACCTCGGCGCCGCCCCAGCAGGCACACGAGCCCGCAGCGCGCAGGCCACGCGCTGGCTCCTGCAGGTGCTCCGCCCATCcgcgcccaggccccgccccctcccggccCTGGCTCCGCCCTCCCGAGGCAGGCTCTGTTCGGCCTatccccgggccccgcccctcagCGTCCAGGCTCCGCCCCCTCCCGGCCCTGGCTCCGCCCTCCCGAGGCAGGGTCTGTTCGGCCTatccccgggccccgcccctccacgtCCAGGCTCCGCCCCCTCCGCGTCCAGGCTCCGCCCTCTCCTGACCCTGGCTCCGCCCTCCTGGGCCAGGCTCCATTCCGCCtacccccaggccccgccccctggtTCTAGGCCCCGCCCTTCGGGGCCAGGCTCCATCCCGCCTatccccaggccccgcccctccgggTTCTAGGCTCCGCCCTCCCAGGCCGGCGCTCCAGCTCCCCTGTCCTGGACTCCACCCTCTCGGCCATCCCTACCTTGGGTCCTGGCCCTCCCGGGCCCCGGTCCTTCCGGTTCTAGGCTGCCAGACCTCTCGGCCTTGGCTCCACCCTGGGGCCAGCAGTCCAGCTCTTCCATCCAGGACCCCGCCCCAGCCCTCGAGCCCCTCTTGTCCCTACCCAGGCCCCGCCCCAAGGTTCTAGGCTCCGCCCCCTGCCTCTTTCCGTCTTGGGTTCCTCCTGGGCCGGTGACTGGCAGTCGCCACGTCCAGGTGAACTTCCTGAGTTACGTGCAGCTGACTTCGTTGGCGCTGCCCAGCCTGACGGACAGCAAGGGCTCCCTGGTGGTGGTGTCCTCGCTGCTCGGTGCGTGCACGTTGGGCGGGGCGTGGGGAGGCTCACGCTGGTGAGccaggaggggccaggagggcttcttggaggagggggAGCTGCGTGTGGCCGCTCAGCCACGCCCTCCCGTGCCCCCAGGCCGCGTGCCCACGTCCTTCTCCAGCCCCTACTCGGCGGCCAAGTTCGCGCTGGACGGCTTCTTCGGCTCCCTGCGGCGGGAGCTGGACGTGCAGGACGTGAACGTGGCCATCACCATGTGCGTCCTAGGCCTCCGGGACCGCGCCTCCGCCGCCGAGGGAGTCAGGTGAGGCCTGGGCCGTGAGCCGGGGCCGCGCAGGGGGCTGTGGGGGGGCTTGCCCAGCCCCAGCCGCAGTCCCCACCGCGCCCTCCCGTCCCCAGGGGCGTCACGAGGGCCAAGGCGGCCCCGGGGCCCAAGGCGGCCCTGGCCGTGATCCGCGGGGGCGCCACGCGCGCCTCGGGCGTCTTCTACCCGTGGCGCTTCcacctgctctgcctgctccGGGGATGGCTGCCGCGCCCCGGGGCCTGGTTCATCCGCCAGGAGCTCAACGTCAcggccgccgccgctgctgcctGAGCTCCTGGAGGGTGCGCCCCTTCATGTTCCCAGAGAAACACCCTCCATCCAACCGTCCGGGAGCCGGGACACCTCCTAGAGGGTGGCCACGGCCCAAGATAGTCCTcgagacagaagaggaaaaccGAGAGAAACTTCCAGCACCTGGAAACAGTCCGCTGTGTGCCAGACCCCTCGTCAGGGACTGGGGAGGCATTGCCTCCGTCTTCTCCGCGGTCATCGATGATGTGATCGCTGcttccattgtacagatgtgaaaactgaggctcagagaggcgatgtgcctggccccagggccctggccaCGTCAAACAGGTCACACCGCCGCTGAGCCACCCTGGGAActctctccacctcccacctGGAACCACTGCATCCCTGATTTGCTCTTTCCACTCCCTCAGCGTCGGAGCACCCCCAACCCTGGTACCCAGCAAGGGAGGGCCTCCACGCTGTCCACTGCTGGTGGGGCCTGGGGGGCGGGGAAGAACGCGTCTGGGCTGGACCCAGCGTCCCGTTTCATAATGAAACTCCTTCTTCCCTTGCACATCCGTTGTTGCAGTTGCGTGGTCCTTCCAATTGGCTGGCGGCAGGCGGGCAAAGAGGGGTGGGTGTGTGCCACGGGACCAGCATTCGCAGCCCCATTTCACGGGTGGGGAAACGGAGGCCGACAGGGAGGCGCACCTCACCCAGGAAGTCAGGGGCGGAAGGAAGGGTACAGATTGTAGCCCAAAGGCTTTATTTCCAGCACGCAGTCCATGCTTTGTGCACTAATAATGATAACGCGCATCAGGCACCACGCCCTTGACGTTCATGATCTGGGGCATCTTCACAGCTGGACGTCGGTGCTaccattgttcccattttacagacgcgGGAACGACACTTTGGGGGAGGGAGTCAATGGCTGAAGCTGGGATTGTGACACCAGCCTGTCCCTGTTTAAGGCCAACGGTGGGCTGCATCAGCACATCGCTGATATTTACAGTGATGAATTGAAAATTTCCCTTCCCTAAAATGGTAAGCCAGCGCGCTGCTTGCAGAAAGGAACTGTAAAGATAAAACCTGTAGAATGGAATGCAGTGCTAGAAAGTGCTAGCTGCTGTTGGCTGCCCAAAGCTCTAAGATTAGCAGATCTTCGAAGGGCTAACCCCAAACAGATCAGCCCCAAAGCAGgattggaagagaaaaaacagaaaaaaaaaaaaatgtgttcgcACCACGCCTCCCATCCCCGCGCCACCTAAAATTACAGCAAGTGAAACCAACTGCCACCAGGGGGCACTATGCCACATCACCatcctcagccccagcccagagCTCGATCTTATAATGATACCAAGACGCCCGCGGATGGGAGCTCGCTTTGGCGCCAGGTACCATTGTATTTTGTTCACGCAGCTTGCAGTAGGTAGTATGACTGTCCTCATTCTGTAAACGGGGAGATTTGGGTCCTGGCAGCTGAAGCCGCTGGTGCAGGTGACCCAGCCCGCGGCGGAGGGACGGTTCCAACTCAACCCCCCGGCAGAAGGAGGTGCCCAAGCCGCAGCCACGCCCACCGGGTCCGACTCCCAGTGCGGCCCGCTGCGGAAGACGCGCATGCGCGAGGGGCCGGGGTGTGCATGCGCAGGAAGACGGGAGGGACTCCTCCGGCCGCCAGGGGGCGCGCACGCCGCCCCTGCCTCTCTGGCCCGCTCCGCCGGCGGAGGATAGATATCCCAGAGTCCCGCGCGGCGCTGGCCCTTCCTTCCGCCGTGGCCGCCATTGGAGAGCAGCAGGTTAGCAGCGCTCTGTGCCGGTGGCATCCGCCGCCATCTGAAGCCCGGGGCTCTCTCGCGCGGCTCGGGGGGTGGCTGGGTGTCGCGGGAGGGCCCGGGGGAGCCGGGGCGGGGGGCTCCGGGTGGCGGGGCCCGAGCCGGGACTCACCGCCACCCCGTTTCCGCCGCCGCCGGCAGCCATGGCCCTGCGCTACCCGATGGCCGTGGGCCTCAACAAGGGCCATAAGGTGACCAAGAACGTGAGCAAGCCGAGGCACAGCCGCCGCCGCGGGGTGAGTGCCGGGGCCGCGGCGGGAGGGCGGGCTGCGGGGCCCGCGGAGCGGGGATGGAGACCCCGGTGCCTCCTGTCCGCGCCGCTGGGACGGAGGCTGGGACAGGAGGAGCGGGGCTGGGCCGGGTTTTGATGTACGAGTAGGAGTCCGCCCAGCGGAGGAGGAGCGGGCCCAGGAGGGTGGCTGCTGCGTGGCGCCGGCGGCCCCGCGGGCAGGGGCGCGGGCTCGGGGAGCGGCCGGCTGACGCGCGTCCCCGCAGCGCCTGACCAAGCACACCAAGTTCGTGCGCGACATGATCCGCGAGGTGTGCGGCTTCGCCCCGTACGAGCGGCGCGCCATGGAGCTGCTCAAGGTGTCGAAGGACAAGCGCGCGCTCAAGTTCATCAAGAAGCGGGTAGggcggccgggccggggggcgggggtcACCGGGGGGGCCCGGGCCCGGGCCCGGGCGGCCGCTCACGCCGCGCTCGCCGGCAGGTGGGGACGCACATCCGCGCGAAGAGGAAGCGGGAGGAGCTGAGCAACGTGCTGGCGGCCATGCGCAAGGCGGCGGCCAAGAAGGACTGAGCCCCGTCCCCCCACAGCAATAAAAGGCTTCGCGGAACGCGCCGTGTCGTGTTGTGTCGGGACAGGGGGGCTGCACACACGCGGCATCGCAGTCCTACAATCGGTTTAATCGCAATCATGATTCGGTAGCGAGTCCGGCCCCGGTGGAGGCCCCGCGTCACCGCTCCGCGGCCAGCGCCTCGGCCGGCGCGCGCTCGGCGGGGAAGGCGACGTGGAAGATGTCGCGGTAGTGCTCCACGAAGTGCACCTCCAGCCCCTCGGTGATGAACGGCGCCAGGTCGAAGAAGTCCTTCCGGTTCTCGGCCGGCAGCACCACGCACGTCACCCCCGCGCGCTTGGCCTGCGGGACACGGGACACGGGACGCGGTCAGGCCGACCCGCGGGGGCCCGGGGACCTGCTCGCGCCGGCCGCTGGGGGACTCTAACGGCGGTGGGGTGGGCCGCGCGGCGTGGACTCGGGGTGCAGCTGGAGGACCACAGCTGGACTAGAGTGACTGCGTGTCCTGCCCAACGTGCAGGGGGCGCCGGGAGCCCGGCTCAGGGACCCCCTGCCTTCTCTCAGCCTGACTCCACTCCTGGTGGGCGGTTCCCGTTTGTCACCCTGCGTGGCCTGCCTGGGGACGTCCCCATCAGGCAGGCTCTGCAGGAGCACgaggggggcggggtggggacaGAAGCCAGGGCCACATGGGAACAACGGGGTCAGACGGGAGCTGGGCACAGAGGGCAGGGACCCAGCCCCCGGCCACTATACTCCCAGCCCACCCAGCGCCCATGAGGCCGGCCCAGCCTCTGCACCTCGGCTGCCCTCAGTGCCGGGCAAGTGGGCAGCTGGCAAACAGgagccccctcctgccctccagaaGCCCAGATGGGGAGTCTTCCTATGCAGAGGCCTAGAACGTTCACTGATGTTCTGGCAAAGCTGAGAGCCACACGGAGGTGCAGCTAAGAGCCAGCTCCACGTGGCTCTGGCCGGGCTGTAacgggccggccccctccctccCGAGGCCCAGGGCCAGCAGCCATGTGTCGTCCTGAGCTGGGGCAGCCCTGGGTGGGGGGCTGGCTCACCGCGATGGTCTTCTCCTTGATGCCGCCCACCGGCAGGATCTTGCCCGTGAGGGAGACCTCGCCGGTCATGGCCAGGTTCTGGCGCACGGGCCGGTCCATGGCCAGGGAGAGCAGCGCCGTCACAATGGTGCAGCCAGCGCTCGGGCCGTCCTTGGGGGTGGCGCCCTGCGGGCGGGGAGAGGCGGTGGGTGGGGGCAGCGGGGCAGGGGGCTGCCTGGAGCCAGATGTGCGGGGCCACGACGGGATGGGGCTCACCTCGGGCACGTGCAGGTGGATGTGCGAGGTCACCAGGTACTCGTTGGAGGGGTCGTGCTGCATGAGGAAGGCCCTGGCAAAGGTGTAGGCGATGCGCGCGCTCTCCTTCATCACCTCCCCCAGCTGGCCTGTCACCTCCAGGCTCCCGTCCTTGTCACCCTTGCTGTCGCTGTCCCGCGGCCGCCTCAGCGACGTCTCAACAAACAGCGTGGAGCCTCCTGGGAGAGGCCAGACGGTGAACCCTGAGCCATCTCAGGGTGTccccttgctgttccctctgcctgctaCACTGGTCCTTCCCCAGCCCTCGTTCCCTCAGCCGTCACGACTTGGCCACCCTGTGCCcacaccacctcctccagggagcagCTTCCACCTGCAGGGACCAGGATACAGGAAGGACCCAGAGATGGCCCTGCACCAGCCTCCGCTGCAGGCCTCAGCACGGCCAGGGCTGAGCTCAGGTCCCTCCTGCAGAACAGCCATCCTGCCACCTGGAGCCTGCACCCTTCATGCACCTACAAAGCTGCGCCCAGCCCTGCTGGCCCAAGACGACCCCTGGGCTGTCAAGGACCCCGCCCTCCAACTGCCTGTGTGGGGCTGAAGGACGTCTCGGGACACGGACGCCCCCTCCGACCCCTGCCCGgcgctccctgccctcctcccctgctcGTGCTGGAGGACCCTCCCGCACGCACACCTGTCCAAGTGTCCCCCAAATAAAGCTGTGGACGCTGCTGCCACCTCGAGGCCCCATCTTTTTCTCGATCAGCCCCAATCCTGTGGCCTGTCACCCCGTCACTGGGAAGGGCGCAGAAGCGAGGGCAAGCCCCTGGCCCAGGGCCCGCGGAAGGGACAGCTCACCCATGGCGgtccaggccagccccatgaccacgCCGGGGGGCGTCACGTCGTACATGCGCTCCACCGTGAACACAGGCTTGCCCACGAAGTCCTGCAGGTTCTCGGGCGTCACCTCCACGAACTCGGCCTCGCCGCTCACGATCTTGTAGGCAGACTTCCGCAGCACCTGGGGGACAGCGCGCTGGCCGGGGCGGGACGCAGGAGCCCACCCGCCGCCACAGCTCCTTCCTCCTTACGCGCCGCCAAAGTCACTCTCTGAACCGTTTTAAGTGTACGGCTCAGCGGCAGGAAGCACATTCACACGGTTGTGCAGCCGTCCCCTCCGTCTCCAGAAccttccatcttcccaaactgcaGCTCTGCCCCCGTGAAACACTGACTCCCgtccgcccccagcccctggccccgcTCACCTTCTCCACCTGCTTCTGCAGGTTGCGCACGCCGCTCTCCCGGCAGTACTGCTTGATGAGGAGCGTCAGCACGGCTGACGACAGCCGGGCCTTGCTCTCGTCCAGGCCGCACAGGGCGCGGGCCTGCGGGACCAGGTACCGCTGGCAGGGAGGAGAGCGCCGTCAGCACCCCGTGGGTGAGCGCCATCCCTGAGGGGCCCAGGGCCGGCCCGCATGGATCTCTGGCCCTCATGGGGCGAGTGCCTCCAGGAGGTGACCCCTGAGCTGAGCCCTCATGGGGGAGGAGGCCCAAGGCCATGAGGGAGGGCGCCAGGGCCCTGAACGGTGAGTCTGCCCTGCCGCCAACACACACTCCCGAGTCTCCAGGCCTCTGCCCGGCTGCCACTCCCGCCCACCCTCCAGATGGCATCTGAGACGGcgcttcctccaggaaggcctcccTGGGCTCACCCACATACAGACCGAGGGCCTGTGTGGCGGCTGATCATGCAGCCACCACACTCAGCAGACAGCGACAGGGCATCAGAGGCTCCACGGTCCCCCACGGCCCAGCCCGACCTCTGCACACGGCCGTCACTAGACAGACTGTGCCGAGCCCCGACTGTGGGCAGAGCCCCGTGCGTCAGTGCATCTGCCAACTGGCAGGGTTGGCCTGGGTCCCTTCAAGGCTCCACTCCTGCTTCTCTCAGTTGGGTCTCCATGCTGGTGGTGGATGGAGCACATGGTGGGGGTCCCCACACCCCAGCAATAACCACAGCCGAGAgctgctcttcctcccctcccgGCCCCCAGGGGACACCTGAGCTGGGACCAGCCCGTCACCCGGCTGCGAAGGGCTCAGGGAGAAATGTGCTGCCCCCCAGAAAAAAGGCGCCGCGTCAGAAACACAAGACTCCCCTCCACCGCCCCTCGGGCcgagagcaggcctgagcccACTCCAGGCTGGGACCCTCCCGCAACCAGGAGGGGGCGACGCCCGTCTGAGACCCAGACCCCCGGGGCCCGCCTAGGCTGGCTCCGTGCTCACACACCCGGGGAGCCAGCACTGCCCCATCGGCAGGTGCTGGGGGACCTGGGGCCACCTCGGGGCCAGGCGGGGTGGGCACGAGGCCGGGGCACTCGGGGTGAATCTGCTATGGGGCTGAGCTCACGACCCCAGGGGCCCTAGAAGCCGCTGTGGTCGCAGGCTACCCCTTTCTGCTCCCCGAGCTGCGGCCGCGAGGGCGGGCTACAGCCAGATTTACGTCCCGGTGCAACAGCTTCCCAGACCCTGGGAGCCTCCCAGGGAGGGACAGGTGACAGGCGTCTGTCAGTCACAAGAAGCCCTTGAAtctcagccacacctgagctcATGCTAACGAGGGAGGCAACCCTCGGAAGACGGGGCTGGCGGCCAGGGGACCAACCCGGGGTCAGAGGGATGAGCTCTCAGCCCCACCCGACCcccaaggaggggagaggggctggggagtgacCTCGTCACCAGTGGCCAGCGACTGACTCGATCGTGCCCACGTGCGGGAACCCCGACAACGCCCCGCGACAGTGGGGTGTGGAGGAACCCGAGGGACAGGGGGTGGCGCCCAGGGAGGCTGaggccctgccccttcccctctgcgtcTGTTCTAGCAAATTCTCAAACCCCAGGAGGAGTGTGGGAACCCCGATTCGTGGCTGGTGGGTCAGAGGTCAGAGGCCTGGCGTGCCCTGAACCCGCGGCCGAGGCTGTTTCCCGTGCTCAGGGTCAGCACTGAGCTGAAGTGCGGACACGGCTGGAGAACGGGCAGGCGTAGGGTGGCCACACGTGGGGtgggggacacacacacacagtttataACTTTCTCTGGGTGACCTCATGCCGCACTGCACGGCAGATCCCGCGTGTCCCCCTCGTGAATGGAAGCTTCACGAGCAGGACCCCCACAGACGGCGCCCTGGGGAAGGGCGGCCTCACCTCGGCGATGGCGAGCTTCTCCTGGGCCACGTAGCCCGACACGTTGATCATCTCCATGCGGTCCCGCAGGGGCTCGGGGATGGTCTCGGTGATGTTGGCCGTGCAGATGAACAGCACCTGCGGGCGGCACGCGTGAGCACCGGCGGCCGCCTCGCCCGCGGGCCCGGGCCGGGCGCCACACGCACCTTGGACAGGTCCACGGGCACGTCCAGGTAGTGGTCCAGGAAGTTGGCGTTCTGCTCGGGGTCCAGCAGCTCGAGCAGCGCAGACGACGGGTCCCCCTGGTAGCCCCGGCCGATCTTGTCCACCTGCAGGCAGCGGAGGTGGCTGTGGGCGCCCGTCCTGCTCCCCGGACTCGGCGGGGAGGCCAgcgcggggcggggctgggcaaGGGCAGCAGGGACCCTCGGGGGCGAGGCCACCCAGGTGACTCGGGAACCACGGGAATGGAGGGCCGCGCACCTCGTCGATGAGGATCAGGGGGTTCTCTGTCCGCGTCTTCTTCAGGCACTGGATGATCTTGCCCGGCATGGCGCCCACGTACGTCCGCCTGTGGGAGCACACAGCTGGGCGGCAGCCTCACCCGCCGCCCACTCCCTGGGACCCAGAGCTcagcccagggggcaggagggagacgCA
The Equus caballus isolate H_3958 breed thoroughbred chromosome 7, TB-T2T, whole genome shotgun sequence genome window above contains:
- the HSD11B1L gene encoding hydroxysteroid 11-beta-dehydrogenase 1-like protein isoform X13, whose translation is MASPEVPERVVQFALDKLGGLDYLVLNHLGAAPAGTRARSAQATRWLLQSPRPGELPELRAADFVGAAQPDGQQGLPGGGVLAARPRAHVLLQPLLGGQVRAGRLLRLPAAGAGRAGRERGHHHVRPRPPGPRLRRRGSQGRHEGQGGPGAQGGPGRDPRGRHARLGRLLPVALPPALPAPGMAAAPRGLVHPPGAQRHGRRRCCLSSWRVRPFMFPEKHPPSNRPGAGTPPRGWPRPKIVLETEEENREKLPAPGNSPLCARPLVRDWGGIASVFSAVIDDVIAASIVQM
- the HSD11B1L gene encoding hydroxysteroid 11-beta-dehydrogenase 1-like protein isoform X18; amino-acid sequence: MASPEVPERVVQFALDKLGGLDYLVLNHLGAAPAGTRARSAQATRWLLQVNFLSYVQLTSLALPSLTDSKGSLVVVSSLLGRVPTSFSSPYSAAKFALDGFFGSLRRELDVQDVNVAITMCVLGLRDRASAAEGVRGVTRAKAAPGPKAALAVIRGGATRASGVFYPWRFHLLCLLRGWLPRPGAWFIRQELNVTAAAAAA
- the HSD11B1L gene encoding hydroxysteroid 11-beta-dehydrogenase 1-like protein isoform X7 encodes the protein MTTSTQPPGSPGAADWGQCRRRRGAGLPLCAPGLPPRAHSPHRGPPAEGGLDYLVLNHLGAAPAGTRARSAQATRWLLQAPPQGSRLRPLPLSVLGSSWAGDWQSPRPGELPELRAADFVGAAQPDGQQGLPGGGVLAARPRAHVLLQPLLGGQVRAGRLLRLPAAGAGRAGRERGHHHVRPRPPGPRLRRRGSQGRHEGQGGPGAQGGPGRDPRGRHARLGRLLPVALPPALPAPGMAAAPRGLVHPPGAQRHGRRRCCLSSWRVRPFMFPEKHPPSNRPGAGTPPRGWPRPKIVLETEEENREKLPAPGNSPLCARPLVRDWGGIASVFSAVIDDVIAASIVQM
- the HSD11B1L gene encoding hydroxysteroid 11-beta-dehydrogenase 1-like protein isoform X8, which produces MTTSTQPPGSPGAADWGQCRRRRGAGLPLCAPGLPPRAHSPHRGPPAEGGLDYLVLNHLGAAPAGTRARSAQATRWLLQSPRPGELPELRAADFVGAAQPDGQQGLPGGGVLAARPRAHVLLQPLLGGQVRAGRLLRLPAAGAGRAGRERGHHHVRPRPPGPRLRRRGSQGRHEGQGGPGAQGGPGRDPRGRHARLGRLLPVALPPALPAPGMAAAPRGLVHPPGAQRHGRRRCCLSSWRVRPFMFPEKHPPSNRPGAGTPPRGWPRPKIVLETEEENREKLPAPGNSPLCARPLVRDWGGIASVFSAVIDDVIAASIVQM
- the HSD11B1L gene encoding hydroxysteroid 11-beta-dehydrogenase 1-like protein isoform X15 produces the protein MRAWAPTSCSQPTPRPSCRRRAGLPRAEPPRRRPSRHTSPQRAGHALAPAGELPELRAADFVGAAQPDGQQGLPGGGVLAARPRAHVLLQPLLGGQVRAGRLLRLPAAGAGRAGRERGHHHVRPRPPGPRLRRRGSQGRHEGQGGPGAQGGPGRDPRGRHARLGRLLPVALPPALPAPGMAAAPRGLVHPPGAQRHGRRRCCLSSWRVRPFMFPEKHPPSNRPGAGTPPRGWPRPKIVLETEEENREKLPAPGNSPLCARPLVRDWGGIASVFSAVIDDVIAASIVQM
- the HSD11B1L gene encoding hydroxysteroid 11-beta-dehydrogenase 1-like protein isoform X17 — its product is MTTSTQPPGSPGAADWGQCRRRRGAGLPLCAPGLPPRAHSPHRGPPAEGGLDYLVLNHLGAAPAGTRARSAQATRWLLQVNFLSYVQLTSLALPSLTDSKGSLVVVSSLLGRVPTSFSSPYSAAKFALDGFFGSLRRELDVQDVNVAITMCVLGLRDRASAAEGVRGVTRAKAAPGPKAALAVIRGGATRASGVFYPWRFHLLCLLRGWLPRPGAWFIRQELNVTAAAAAA